CGCTGCAGGACAGGGTCACGCTGCCGGCGAACGAGCCCGCCGCGGTCACCTGGAAGGTGACATCTTGCGCGGTGCCGTGCGGGATGGTCGGCGTGGTCGTCGAGAAGCTGGCCAGGTTGAAGTCGAGGATGTGCAGCGTGAGCGCGGTGTCGTTGGTGGTGCTGTTGCTGTCGGTGCCCACCCCGTGCAGGTTGAAGAGGTAATCGCCGGCCACATCGCTGGTGCTGATCGTGAAGGGTGTGCCGGGGCCGGTGACCGGCGTCACCGGATTGGGTGCGGGCGTGCAGGTCGAGGGCGGCGCGGTCCCCCCCGCCGTGCAGCTCAGGTTCACCGGGCTGTTGTAGCTGCCGGTGGCGGTGGCGTTGCCGTTGAAAACCGCCGGCAGCTGGCTGACGTACACCGTCTGCGGGGTGTTGCTCACCGGAAGTGTGTAGCCGCCGAAGGCCGAGGAAAGCTGGGTCTCGAAGATGCCGCGACCGTGGGTGCCGGCGCGCAGCTTCCCGCCCGGCGCCGACGCCAGCGAGAGCACCGCCACGTTGGGGAAGCTCAGGCCCCATTCCTGCCAGTTGGTGGAGCCGCCCTGGGTGGTGTCGCTGGCCATGAAGACGCCCACGTCGGTGCCCACATAGACGATGTTGTGGTTGCCGGGATCGACCAGCACGGAGTTCACGGGCGCGTCGGGCAGGTTGCCGGTGATGTCGGTCCAGTTCGTGCCCGCGTTGGTGGTCTTCCACACGTGGCCGGCGCCACCGGTGAAGCCCATGATGGTCATGTAGGCGGTCTGGCCGGTGTTGTCGCCGACCTGGTCGATGGCAACTCCCGAGACGGGAAAGCCGCCGGGGTTGGTGCTGCCGGTCTGGTCGGTCCAGGTGCCGGTGCCGCCGGCGGCGTTGGTGGTCGCCCAGATGTGGCCGCCGCCGGTACCGGCATAGACCACCTGCGAAAGTCCGCCGCTGGTGGCTCCGCCCGCCGCCAGGCTGGCGATGATGTTGTTCTCGCTGCCGTTGCAGGTGGCAGCCGTGCCGGTATCGAAGTTGAAGCTCAGCGCGGTCAGGGCCGATCCGTCGGCGACCCCGCGCCACACCCGGCAGGTGCCCACGATGGCGTCGGCGTCGTTCGCTGGGTCCAGCATGTAAGGGGTGTAGAAGGCGCCACTGTCGCCGCCCACCTGGCCGGAACCGATGATCGAATTGAAGGGCAGGGTCTCGATGCAGGGAATGCCCCCGCTGCACTTCTGGATGCTGACGCCGGTGTTGGTGGTGTACCAGTTGTTGCCGGTGTGGTCGATGAAGTTGTAGCCGCCGTCGCCGCCGTTGGCCATGAAGAACAGCGGCGGGGTCAGCACCGGGCTGCTCTGCCCGGCCGCGGTGGCGGGCGAGCCGTTGTCCTGGGTGCCGCCCAGGGTCACGCTGCCGTCCACCGGGTCGGTGGAGATCCAGATGAACTGGGTGAGCGAGCCCAGGGTAGAGGTGTTCAGGGAGTCGAGCGCGTTGCCGTTGGGGGCGGGGCCGCCGGCGCTGCAGTTTGTGCCTCCGACCAAGTTCCGGCTGTCGAGGGAGCGGTACACACCGCCGTCATTGCCCAGGTAGGCGATGACGCTCCCGCCCGACAGCACCATGAATCCGAAGCCGTGGTTGTCGGGATGCATGGTCTGGTAGTTGGCGTTGCCGCTGCAGCTCCCGTAGACGTGGCTTATGTTCATCCAGATGTTGCTGGTGCCGGAGGTCATGTTGCAGGTCTGGCTACTGTTGGCCAGCCGGCACTTGAAGAGGTTCACGGCGCCGATGTAGAGGTCGGTGCCCGTGCCGTTGGGCACGGCCGCGATGTAGAGGTTGTAGAAGCTCTGGCTCAGGTCGCAACCGCTGCCGACGGAACCGTCGCCACAACCGACGATGCCCGTGGAGGTAGGGCTAGTGGTGCCGTTAGAGATGTGGGTCCAGCCATTGACCACCCCGGCGGAGAAGGTGGCCCGGTAGATGTTGGCGGAGGAGGTGTCGCCGCTGCTGCCGACGAAGACGGTGTAGAGGTCGCCGGTGGAGGGCTGCACGGCGAGCTGCCCGCGGTACATCGGGCAACTGGAATTAGTCGCGGGCGTGCACGTAGTGGTAGGCAGGGAGCTGCCCGGCTGCACGGTCAGCCGCGTCCAGTTGTGGCCGTTGTCGGTGGAAGAATAGAAGCCGTGGAAGCGGATGGCGGCGTAGAAGGTGCTGTTGGTCGCGTCATAGACCACGTCGCTGACCGAGCAACCCTGGGGCGCGCTCTGGGCGGGAATGCAGATCTGGGTTGAGCCATCCTTGACGGTGGCCAAGCTCCAGGTCGCCCCGCTGTCGCTGGAATAGTAAAGCCCCTTCATGAAATTCAGCGTGTTGGAGGGGAAGAAGGTAGCGCCCGTGGCTGCCACCACCATCGCAGGGGTGGAGGTGTTGAAGGCGATCTTGCTGAAGCCCATGCCCTGGAACTGGTGGGTGCCGCCGTCGGCCGAGGAGATCAGGCTCCAGGCGTTGGCCGTGGGATCGAAGCGCAGGATGCCCTGCCCATAGTAGGAATCGATGGCGTTGTCGGGCTCGCCCGTGCCCACCAGGACGATGGGGCCGTGGGCGCCGCAGGCCCCGCTGCACGGCAGCACTGCGACCGCGCCCACCGACAAGGTGGAGGCGGCGGGATCGGTGTCGAAGAGCGAGGTCCAGGTCACGTTGGAGGCGGGAGAGGCTTTTCCGTTCGTCGTCTTCCACACCCCGCCGTAGGCGCTGCCCACGTAGACGGTGTTGCCGGTGCTGTCGTTGGGATCGACCACCACCGCCTGGACGCGGCCGCTGAAGTTGCCCTCATGACCGCCGCTGAAGCTGAAGTTGGTCGTCCCGTCGCTGCTGCTGGTGATGGGGGCAGGACCGAGGTTGGTCCAGGCAGGGCCGATGCCCTGCCCCATAGGCAGAGGACCTCCCGCCAGCCCGGGGCCGCCCGCCGGCGCGGCTTGCTGCCGGGCCTGCTGTTGGGCCTTGCGCAGCGCGATCTTCTGCTGGAAGGCACGATGCAGCAACGCGGCCGCATTCTTGCCGGGCACGATGCGGCCACGCAGGAACCAGGCCTGGCGGGCCGCGGGGTTGTCCCGCTCCTCTTCCTCCGCGTTGGCGGGTTGCGAGGCCTTGGGCGAGCGCACCGGCGCTTGGCCCAGAGCGATCATCGACGCGAACAGGACCGAGAACAGCAGTCCATACCGGAAGGAACGGCGCAGATTAGAAGGCATTCTTCGTCCTTAGTCTGGGCTCAATGAGGCAGTCATCTGCCGGGGAAAAGGGGGGCGCACTGAAAGTATCGTATTGGCGGGAAAGGCTGTCAAGGCGGCCCAGGTTACCAAAGTATGACTCCGGGAAGGTGTCAACCGGGCCCTGGCGCCCGGGTGGCGGCCTTCAGGACCTTGGCCACCGCCCGCACCGTGTCGCGCATGTCCTCCGCGGTGAGGGTGTGGTGCACCTGGAACATCAGGCTGGTCTCGCCCAATTCTCGCGCCACCGGCCGGCGCTGCTTGGGGCGCAGGGACTTGGGAAACATCTTTTCCAGGTAGATCTCGCTGCAACTACCCGCCAGGCAGGGGACGCCCTCGGCAGCGACGGCTTCCTGCACGCGCGTGCGGCTCCAGCCCTTGGCCAGGCGCTCCGGGCGCACGAACACATGGTACTTGTAGAAAGCGTGGCCGAAGGCGGGCGGCACCGGAGTCACGCGCAGCGCGGGCAGGGTGGCGAAAGCGGCGCTGAGGATCGCGGCATGGCGGCGGCGCACCGCCACCCGCGCCGCGATCTTCTGCAGCAGCACCCGCCCCATCGCCGACTGCATCTCGGTCAGCCGCCAGTTGCTGCCCGGACTCTCATGCAGCCAGCGGAAGCCCGGGGCATGCTTGCGCTGGTACACGGCCTGGTAGCTCTTGCCGTGGTCCTTGTAGCTCCAGGCGCGCTCCCACAGCTTGCGGTCGTCGGTGAGCAGCATGCCGCCTTCGCCGCCGGTGGAGACGATCTTGTCCTGGCAGAAGGAAAACGCGGCCAGGTCGCCCAGCGAACCCACCGGCCGGCCCTTGTAGGTGGCGCCGTGCGCCTGGGCGCAATCTTCGATCACCTTGAGCCTATGCTTGCGAGCCAGCGCCAGGATGGGGTCCATGTCGCAGGGCCAGCCGGCCAGGTGCACGGGGATGATGGCGCGGGTGCGGCGGGTGATCAGGGGCTCGACCGTGGCAGCGGTGAGGTTGCCGCTGTCGCGGTCCACGTCGGCGAAGACGGGGATGGCGCCGGACAGCAGCACGCAGGTGGCGGTGGCCACGAAGGTGCGGCTGGGCACGATGACCTGGTCGCCGGGCCCGATGCCAAGCGCACATAGCGCCAGCTCCAGCGCCAGGGTGCCGTTGGCTAGGGCCACGGCGTACTTCCGCCCCACGAAGGCGGCGAACTCCTTCTCGAACTCGCGCCCTTCCTCGCCCGTCCAGTAGTTGACCTTGCCGGAGCGCAGCACGGCGGCGGCGGCTTCCACCTCGTCGGCGGAGAATTCCGGCCAAGGCGCCCAGGGGCGGGTGCGCACGGGCGTCCCGCCGCCGATCGCCAGCCGTTCTTTCACCGCGGTGGCTGTGGTGGACATCAGAAGGTCGGCGTCCATCTTAAATCACCGGCCGGGCTCAGACACGGACCGGCTTCTCGGCCCAATCCAGCTCCCCGGAGCGCACCAGGCGCTGGAATTCCGGGTTGGTGGCCAGCAGGTGGTCGTAGGAGCCGCTAGCGACCAGGCGACCGGCCTGCAGCAGCAGTACCCGGTCCACGCGCTTCACCGTGGTGAGCCGATGCGCGATCACCAGCAGCATTTTGCCCTCGCAGCTTCGAAACAGCTCCCGCTGCACCTGCTGCTCGGTGGTCAGGTCCAGGGCGGAGGTGGCCTCGTCCATGACCAGCACCGCGGGGTTGCCGTAGAGGGCGCGGGCGATGCCTACGCGCTGGCGCTCGCCGCCGGAAAGCCGCACCCCGTTTTCCCCGATCAGGGTCTCGAGGCCGTGCTCCAATTTTTCCACGAAGGAGTCGAGGCTGGCGACCCGCAGCGCCTCCCACACTGCCTCGTCAGAGATCTCCGCCGGGTCCAGGCCGAAAGCGACATTGCGGCGGATGGAGTCGTCCAGCAGGAAGACGTGCTGCGGGATGTAGCCCACGCTGCGCCGCCAGCGCGGCAGCAGCTCGCGCAGCGGCGACCCATTGACCCGCACCTCGCCCTCCAGCGGCTCCAGCAATCCCAGCAGCAGGTCGAGGGTGGTGGTCTTGCCGGCGCCCGAGGTGCCCACAATGGCGACCTTCTCCGCCTTCCCTACGCGGAAGGCAACCTGATCCAGCGCGGGCCGCCGGGCCCCCTCGTA
This genomic interval from Terriglobales bacterium contains the following:
- a CDS encoding DegT/DnrJ/EryC1/StrS family aminotransferase, producing MDADLLMSTTATAVKERLAIGGGTPVRTRPWAPWPEFSADEVEAAAAVLRSGKVNYWTGEEGREFEKEFAAFVGRKYAVALANGTLALELALCALGIGPGDQVIVPSRTFVATATCVLLSGAIPVFADVDRDSGNLTAATVEPLITRRTRAIIPVHLAGWPCDMDPILALARKHRLKVIEDCAQAHGATYKGRPVGSLGDLAAFSFCQDKIVSTGGEGGMLLTDDRKLWERAWSYKDHGKSYQAVYQRKHAPGFRWLHESPGSNWRLTEMQSAMGRVLLQKIAARVAVRRRHAAILSAAFATLPALRVTPVPPAFGHAFYKYHVFVRPERLAKGWSRTRVQEAVAAEGVPCLAGSCSEIYLEKMFPKSLRPKQRRPVARELGETSLMFQVHHTLTAEDMRDTVRAVAKVLKAATRAPGPG